AGATTCGCCTTGATGGCTCGCTCTAGGCCGGGGCAGACGGCGAGCATGAGAGCATCGGGGCATGAGCGACATCGATGGCACGGGCCCAGGTACAGGCGGCGAGCACGCGGGCCGGGTCCCGGCCGCCCCTGCCAGCCCGAGCAGGCCGGGCCGGCTGGGCGTTGGCATCATCTCCGCCGGGCGCGTCGGGGCGGTCCTGGGCTGCGCGCTGCGGGCGGTGGAGCACCAGGTCGTCGGCGTCCACGCGGTCTCGGAGGAGTCGCGCGAGCGTGCCGAGATGCTGCTTCCCGGTGTGCCGGTCCTGGAGGTCGAGAAGATCGTCGAGCGCGCCGAGCTGGTCCTGCTGGCCGTCCCCGACGACGCCCTCGGGCCGCTCGTCCAGGGCCTGGCGGACCTGGGGCGCTGGCAGCCGGGCCAGCTGGTGGCCCACACCTCGGGGCGCTACGGCGCCGCCGTGCTCGCCCCGGCTCAGGGCTGCGGGGCGATCCCGTTGGCGATCCACCCGGCGATGACCTTCTCCGGGTTCTCCACGGATGTGGCCCGGCTCGTCGGCTGCCCGATGGCTGTCACTGCACCCGCCGCGGTGCTGCCGATCGCGCAGGCGCTGGTGGTCGAGCTCGGCGGGGAGCCCTTCGTCCTGGAGGAGTCGGCGCGCCCTGCCTACCACGCGGCCCTCGCGCACGGTGCCAACCACCTGCTGACCGTGGTGACGCAGGCCGTGCGGGTGCTGGCGGCCGCCGGGGTCGAGGACGGTGCGGCCACGCTCGGTCCCCTACTCACGGCGGCCCTGGACCGGGCGCTGCACGAGGGCGAGGCGGGCCTGACCGGTCCGGTCTCGAGGGGTGACGTCGGGACGGTGGCCGCTCACCTGGAGGCGCTCTCCACGCTGCGCGACAGCCAGGGGCGGGGCCTCGACGACGTGGTCGCCTCCTACCGGCAGCTGGCCGCGGCCACCACTGAGCGCTGCGAGGCCACCGGGCGCCTGACCGCCGAGCAGGCCCTGCGCCTGCGCGACGCCCTGCGCAGCTAGGGCATGTTGCGAAAGTGGGGTGAAGCGTCCGCGTGTTCGTAACTTAGGGCGCGCGTTCGTAGCCTCTACCTCTCGAATGCGAGCCCTCAGGTACGACCGCGACGTCGACCACTGGCGAGAACCGGCCTCCGCCCGGACATACGCAACAGGACCTAGCGCGCTGAGGG
This region of Actinomyces oris genomic DNA includes:
- a CDS encoding Rossmann-like and DUF2520 domain-containing protein; the protein is MSDIDGTGPGTGGEHAGRVPAAPASPSRPGRLGVGIISAGRVGAVLGCALRAVEHQVVGVHAVSEESRERAEMLLPGVPVLEVEKIVERAELVLLAVPDDALGPLVQGLADLGRWQPGQLVAHTSGRYGAAVLAPAQGCGAIPLAIHPAMTFSGFSTDVARLVGCPMAVTAPAAVLPIAQALVVELGGEPFVLEESARPAYHAALAHGANHLLTVVTQAVRVLAAAGVEDGAATLGPLLTAALDRALHEGEAGLTGPVSRGDVGTVAAHLEALSTLRDSQGRGLDDVVASYRQLAAATTERCEATGRLTAEQALRLRDALRS